The following proteins are encoded in a genomic region of Mycobacterium sp. 155:
- a CDS encoding lanthionine synthetase LanC family protein: MPSTTTLMEHMDGLAFDLVSAYARAGAHGRNASGHDPGPAILASVALQERDAVALQERDAVASEARNATARWIGEIPSEFNAAGAYGGLGGFHAGLRAAIGIYPSLIPLHSALTDRTKSYLGTSAWQTSGVAWRDYDLFTGPAGLVLAGIANVDDAELIEPAVAHLALLCDSPGLERLRAGNDIDPRSAFNVGRINTGLGHGVTGVVAALRHAVEYLPDGERYSQALSNACEWLAREVFVDNVGLVTWAPVGREGAEPPRGFYRRQAWCYGTPGIAWTLWDAARVLGDNTLRDLACEAIASYMRCFHEVRYFDDDDVAAALSLCHGAAGILAVVDAFIRTAGLTELEELRTELMQLIASQRADIAELAENDMTILGGAAGIAAIWITARGGSRAWLPLIALR; encoded by the coding sequence ATGCCGTCGACGACCACTTTGATGGAGCACATGGACGGATTGGCATTCGATCTGGTCAGTGCGTACGCGCGCGCGGGCGCCCATGGTCGCAACGCGTCCGGTCACGACCCAGGGCCGGCGATATTGGCATCGGTCGCGCTGCAAGAGCGTGACGCTGTCGCGCTGCAAGAGCGTGACGCTGTCGCGTCGGAAGCCCGCAATGCGACTGCGCGTTGGATCGGCGAGATCCCTTCGGAGTTCAATGCTGCTGGCGCATACGGCGGGTTGGGCGGCTTCCACGCCGGCTTGCGCGCCGCAATCGGGATCTACCCATCGCTGATACCTCTCCATTCAGCGTTGACAGACCGCACTAAAAGCTATTTGGGCACTAGCGCTTGGCAGACATCTGGTGTGGCGTGGCGGGACTACGACTTATTCACGGGCCCCGCGGGACTGGTGCTAGCGGGGATCGCCAATGTAGATGACGCTGAGCTCATCGAGCCTGCCGTTGCACATCTGGCGCTGTTGTGCGACAGCCCTGGTCTGGAAAGGCTGCGAGCCGGCAATGATATCGACCCACGAAGCGCATTTAATGTCGGCAGGATCAATACCGGGCTTGGGCACGGAGTTACGGGAGTCGTGGCTGCGCTGCGTCATGCTGTTGAATATCTCCCCGACGGCGAGCGTTACTCGCAGGCACTTTCGAATGCTTGTGAATGGCTTGCGCGGGAGGTATTCGTCGACAATGTCGGTTTGGTGACATGGGCGCCCGTGGGGCGCGAGGGTGCCGAACCGCCTCGCGGCTTCTACCGCCGGCAAGCGTGGTGCTATGGAACCCCCGGCATCGCCTGGACGCTGTGGGATGCCGCGCGAGTGTTAGGTGACAACACATTGCGGGACCTCGCGTGCGAAGCAATCGCATCATATATGCGGTGTTTTCACGAGGTCAGGTATTTCGATGACGACGATGTCGCAGCTGCACTGAGCCTATGCCACGGCGCAGCGGGAATTCTGGCAGTTGTTGATGCCTTTATTCGAACGGCTGGTTTGACTGAACTGGAAGAATTGCGGACAGAACTGATGCAGCTCATTGCCTCGCAGCGAGCGGACATCGCTGAACTGGCCGAGAATGATATGACGATACTGGGAGGCGCCGCTGGAATCGCCGCTATCTGGATAACCGCCCGTGGCGGCTCCAGGGCGTGGCTACCGCTGATCGCATTGCGTTGA
- a CDS encoding alpha/beta fold hydrolase yields the protein MLNSKPRYSTGTVTSKDGTTIGFRRLGRGPGLIILHGGALASQHYMKLAAILADQFTVYLPDRRGRGMSGPYGPNYQIEREDEDLDAVVTATGAHYVFGVADGGLFALHGAMTIPAIRKVAVFEPVVFVGQPGLDEFKAVISRGQRLVSSGDIGAAMASLATDAARSDPRAQAVSAPYRLLQRIMISPFVCRGWLWADARLAKGDNAALRDLIVAWKQELDVVIASEGTIDDYKSVTAEVLLLCGSGAPPLFTGTLDALQKVLPHVTRTELPGLNHGGPQDQGGNPAVIAARLRRFFSADA from the coding sequence ATGTTGAACTCGAAACCACGCTATTCAACGGGAACGGTGACATCAAAAGACGGCACAACGATCGGCTTTCGCCGGCTCGGCCGCGGCCCAGGACTGATCATCCTGCACGGTGGCGCACTCGCGTCACAGCACTACATGAAGCTGGCAGCCATATTGGCCGACCAGTTCACCGTCTACCTCCCTGACCGACGTGGCCGAGGTATGAGCGGCCCCTACGGGCCGAATTACCAGATCGAGCGTGAAGACGAAGACCTCGACGCGGTCGTCACCGCTACGGGGGCACACTATGTATTCGGCGTCGCCGACGGCGGCCTGTTCGCGCTGCACGGCGCCATGACCATTCCGGCGATTCGCAAGGTCGCTGTCTTCGAGCCGGTCGTGTTCGTCGGCCAACCGGGTCTGGACGAATTCAAAGCAGTAATCAGCCGTGGGCAGCGGCTGGTCAGCAGCGGTGACATCGGGGCCGCAATGGCCAGTCTCGCCACGGACGCGGCACGCTCTGACCCTCGGGCGCAAGCGGTTTCAGCACCGTATCGCCTTCTGCAACGAATCATGATCAGTCCCTTCGTGTGCCGGGGTTGGCTGTGGGCCGATGCCCGGCTGGCCAAAGGTGACAATGCCGCGCTGCGCGACCTGATCGTGGCGTGGAAACAGGAGTTGGATGTCGTGATAGCCAGCGAAGGCACCATCGACGACTACAAGAGCGTCACCGCAGAGGTCTTGCTGCTATGCGGTAGCGGCGCGCCGCCGCTGTTCACCGGCACCCTAGACGCCCTGCAAAAGGTGCTCCCGCATGTGACTCGGACCGAACTTCCCGGCCTCAATCACGGTGGGCCCCAAGACCAAGGCGGCAACCCGGCCGTCATCGCCGCACGGTTGCGCCGATTCTTCTCCGCAGACGCCTAA
- a CDS encoding lantibiotic dehydratase, which produces MSDLNPQSDCRIAINPLRWGEDDLAFAYASGESGIPIVVSVHQTHLLSAIFAALASGPKTYREIAEHFGDEENPSMLALQEVLHHLISIGVLERCISAGTGVSPVEFSDIDSNIAAGPVSPAEGWLDVYRPSKVDLAHHRNPDLERAVSCALRAASLLNERRPESAGGSCSISRPWPLTEILRSHVMTPGPLSSVNGSTRTAVQLEPAEHLPPLLNLIAAQSDCSTAFTISSSLLDDLGAEQWSWRWPVDCLVRVPTPEAEFTAVLDQFWPPATVDSRFVDSLKGLHGPIPHVDAYRSFLRKVEELTGVVFVEFLAPPLSDAAANAVRRPCYTSAWTGDPHSALYFAETDKPDRYIPLDDITIRRRTDGSLIAEADGAPIWTIYHATRALSEPWATLGEALFAASPRLMPWAFYRFDNLLDELPQCGRLPRITVEGGLVISPAQWRVPRHPLWNPGASASTKIKALIGFREEKGLPRWIVLSDTVHGTKRACDLESLSAVRMIDRLIRTCPDGKLMEMLPAPTQFPIVDHAEHPTGDAVASEMLLRFPININGHVLAENIASDISAYFFPS; this is translated from the coding sequence ATGAGCGATCTGAATCCGCAGTCGGACTGTCGTATAGCCATCAATCCCCTCCGTTGGGGTGAGGATGATCTGGCATTCGCCTACGCTTCGGGTGAAAGCGGCATCCCAATTGTGGTATCTGTTCACCAAACACACCTTCTGTCCGCAATATTCGCCGCGCTGGCCTCGGGACCGAAAACTTATCGCGAGATAGCCGAGCACTTCGGCGACGAAGAAAACCCGAGCATGCTCGCGCTGCAGGAGGTACTCCACCACTTGATCTCAATCGGGGTATTAGAGCGATGCATCTCGGCGGGGACCGGCGTTTCTCCAGTGGAATTCAGTGATATCGACAGCAATATCGCCGCCGGTCCTGTCTCTCCGGCCGAGGGGTGGCTGGATGTCTACCGTCCGTCAAAGGTCGATCTGGCTCACCATCGAAACCCGGACCTCGAGCGCGCAGTATCGTGCGCGTTGCGAGCAGCGTCATTGCTCAATGAACGCAGGCCGGAGTCCGCAGGTGGCAGCTGCAGCATATCCAGGCCGTGGCCTCTAACCGAGATTCTGCGGTCGCACGTAATGACACCGGGGCCACTATCAAGTGTCAATGGCAGCACCCGCACCGCAGTGCAGTTGGAGCCAGCCGAGCACTTGCCTCCTCTGCTGAATCTTATTGCTGCTCAATCAGACTGCTCCACAGCGTTCACCATCAGTTCGTCGTTGTTGGATGACCTTGGAGCCGAGCAGTGGTCGTGGCGATGGCCCGTTGACTGTCTGGTGCGAGTGCCGACACCCGAGGCAGAGTTCACGGCGGTTCTTGATCAGTTCTGGCCTCCAGCGACCGTCGACTCCCGCTTCGTGGATTCACTCAAGGGATTGCACGGGCCAATTCCGCATGTGGACGCTTACCGGTCATTTTTGCGAAAAGTCGAAGAGCTGACTGGCGTGGTATTCGTCGAATTCCTCGCACCGCCACTGTCTGACGCCGCCGCCAACGCGGTGCGCCGCCCCTGTTACACAAGCGCTTGGACCGGAGACCCGCATAGCGCATTGTATTTTGCGGAGACTGACAAGCCAGACCGATATATCCCGTTAGACGACATTACGATTCGACGGCGCACTGACGGTAGTCTTATTGCCGAAGCTGACGGTGCCCCCATTTGGACCATTTACCACGCGACACGCGCACTATCCGAACCCTGGGCGACTCTCGGCGAAGCGTTATTCGCCGCGTCACCAAGACTGATGCCGTGGGCCTTCTATCGATTCGACAATCTTCTTGATGAGCTTCCCCAGTGCGGGCGGCTTCCCAGGATCACTGTGGAGGGCGGGCTGGTCATCTCACCAGCGCAGTGGCGGGTACCGCGACATCCTCTCTGGAACCCCGGCGCGAGCGCGTCAACAAAGATCAAGGCCCTGATCGGCTTCCGCGAGGAAAAAGGTCTGCCTCGCTGGATTGTCTTGTCGGATACGGTACACGGGACGAAAAGGGCATGTGACCTTGAAAGTTTGTCAGCCGTCCGAATGATCGACAGATTGATCAGAACTTGCCCGGACGGAAAACTCATGGAGATGCTTCCGGCACCGACTCAGTTTCCGATCGTCGATCACGCGGAGCATCCGACTGGCGATGCTGTCGCTTCTGAAATGCTGCTTCGATTTCCTATAAATATAAACGGGCATGTTTTGGCTGAAAACATCGCATCCGATATTTCCGCATATTTCTTTCCCAGCTGA
- a CDS encoding YajQ family cyclic di-GMP-binding protein: MADSSFDVVSKVDRQEVDNALNQAAKELATRFDFRGTDTTITWKGDEVIELTSSTEERVKAAVDVFKEKLVRRDISMKAFDAGEPQASGKTYKVTGDIKQGITSEQAKKITKLVRDEGPKGVKAQIQGDEIRVSSKKRDDLQAVIALLKGADLDVALQFVNYR, encoded by the coding sequence ATGGCGGATTCCAGCTTCGACGTCGTCAGCAAGGTCGACCGTCAGGAGGTCGACAATGCGCTCAACCAGGCCGCCAAGGAGTTGGCCACCCGATTCGACTTCCGCGGCACCGACACCACCATCACCTGGAAGGGCGACGAGGTGATCGAACTCACCTCCAGCACCGAGGAGCGGGTCAAGGCCGCCGTCGACGTGTTCAAGGAGAAGCTGGTCCGCCGGGACATCTCGATGAAGGCTTTCGACGCCGGCGAACCGCAGGCCAGCGGCAAGACCTACAAGGTGACCGGCGATATCAAACAGGGCATCACCAGCGAGCAGGCCAAGAAGATCACCAAGCTCGTCCGCGATGAGGGTCCCAAGGGCGTCAAGGCGCAGATCCAGGGCGACGAGATTCGGGTCAGCTCGAAAAAGCGTGACGATCTGCAGGCTGTTATCGCTCTGCTCAAAGGTGCCGATCTCGACGTCGCACTGCAGTTCGTCAATTATCGCTGA
- a CDS encoding thiopeptide-type bacteriocin biosynthesis protein, producing MGEQNFCVSGDEIFIDGIPVDRSVFIAYCADSDDAAGILEKLFQPDQLVRAKSAVFDAGLFSLSRKPRQWVQIGIRPSADQFSLRRVYSSISDLAEKLLLSGVARNFFYMHKPPGIRLRLEACDGVSINTVRLHIDDALRRMERDRLIVNIQPGVYEPETYLFGGSASMEHVHGLFTVDSLFWLRYHAGIPREMSRSIPVWLISLALLHGVFDGLEIDGWETTGVWDRLRTEAGRCISGEVKALSDFTEVAGGLSAQWWNRANLLDTADPESAELVVRHREALRVAARRWKEAYFATATAELGPRQAAAYYVIFHWNRAGITSEKQALLAESLAEMRS from the coding sequence ATGGGCGAGCAGAACTTCTGCGTAAGCGGAGACGAAATCTTTATCGACGGAATCCCTGTCGATAGATCGGTATTTATCGCGTACTGCGCCGATAGTGACGACGCTGCGGGAATACTCGAAAAGCTGTTCCAGCCCGATCAGTTGGTGCGCGCTAAGTCAGCGGTGTTCGACGCGGGGCTGTTCTCATTAAGCAGAAAGCCTCGCCAGTGGGTGCAAATCGGAATCCGGCCGAGCGCCGACCAGTTCTCGTTGCGACGCGTCTATTCAAGCATATCCGATCTCGCAGAGAAACTATTACTTTCGGGTGTGGCCCGGAATTTCTTCTACATGCATAAGCCGCCTGGGATTCGGCTCCGGCTTGAAGCATGCGATGGCGTGTCGATAAATACTGTGCGGCTTCATATCGACGATGCCCTGCGGCGAATGGAGCGTGATCGCCTGATTGTAAATATTCAGCCAGGTGTGTACGAGCCGGAGACCTACTTATTTGGCGGATCCGCGTCGATGGAACACGTGCACGGGTTATTCACAGTGGATTCGCTCTTTTGGCTTCGATATCATGCAGGAATCCCCCGAGAAATGTCTCGATCTATACCGGTATGGCTGATTTCTCTGGCATTGCTTCACGGTGTGTTCGACGGCTTAGAGATTGATGGCTGGGAAACGACTGGGGTGTGGGATCGTCTACGTACCGAGGCTGGCCGTTGTATCTCAGGTGAGGTTAAGGCACTATCGGATTTCACAGAGGTGGCGGGTGGGCTATCAGCCCAGTGGTGGAACCGCGCTAACCTCCTTGATACTGCCGATCCCGAGTCTGCCGAACTCGTCGTGCGTCATCGCGAAGCATTGCGGGTTGCGGCACGGCGCTGGAAAGAAGCATATTTTGCGACCGCCACAGCTGAGCTGGGACCGCGACAGGCCGCCGCCTATTATGTGATATTCCACTGGAATCGTGCCGGCATAACCTCAGAGAAACAAGCGCTATTAGCCGAATCCCTTGCTGAGATGCGATCCTGA